The DNA segment GGGTTGGTGAACCAGATCTATCATGCTGGTCTCCAGTATGAACTATATATATACTTGGATCTTCCGCAAATTGACAGTCTAGTATGTTCTTTTTGGAAGGGATGGCCTTACCATACACTGGTGGGAGACTACCCCGTAATCCATTGTGGATCATGTCCGATGTGAAGTTCGCCACCAATACGAAGCTAGTAAACATACATTCCTGACGCAGCAATAGCTGTTTACGTTGGATACTGATTCGACAACAATGTTTTATAAAGCTTGAGAATATCTTAAGAACTTTCTAGTAGTTCGTGTGCATGGTTGATTTTATTATGGATTTTTAAGAGCACCTATTTAtattgatcataaaaaaaatatgtatcatattctaataattttttcattcttatttatatattttaatctaattttttatttttatttaatttaatttttattatttaaattaatcttatcatacttttttaattgaaaataattataacttgaaGATGTCTTCGGAATTAACATAATTTGTCTTTCATCAAAACCTTTGTATAGATATCGATAAGCTGATTTTCGGTGTTGTAatagtttatttaattttttttctttatacgaatgaaatgatatcaaacttcAATGTGTTTAGTGTACTCGTGGAGGATGGGATTCTTCGTTATTGCAATAGTAGACTTGTCGCAATAGATTTTACTTGATCCAAATCTTATTTTTCTTGGAGAACTGTTAGAATTTTTGGAAGCCAAACTATTTGACATGTTATACTTGTAGTGGCAACGTACTTCACTGTTTTTTTATTATCCATGAAATCACACTTGACCTGAGTACAAATCTTAAAGTATTTTTTCTATCATATGCAAGACCAAGACCAGTCCAATCACTGTCAGCATAATAATATAGCTTAAAATCTTTTATCTACTCATAACtatgttataattttttatctaaaaaCTTTTTTAGTTGACTTTAGAAACTcattgatgcataatgattttatgCTTCTTTATCACGAtaagtgttttctttctttttttcttgaatcCTTATCAAAACCCAACATAACAAAGATAGGGTCATTAGTTGTACCTTTCTTGTTATCCTTGGTCTCTTCGGAGAATGTCGACTTTTCTTGTTTGTGTGGCTTTTTGGTTTGCAAGTTTATTATCATTGGAGTTTATGGCCTTGTCATTTTTGTGTGTATACGTCACATTAGCTATATTTCCTCAATTATCACTACCTACATCATGGCATTTCATCGCATGATCGTCATGTGAGATAGTTTGCATAGGCCCATAAAAATTCAAATGATAATAGTTTTTATATCATAATGTTGATTCATTGCCCTatactaattatattttatttaaactaGAAATAAACATCACATcatcaataaattttttattagatttGATGTTCACAGTAATTGTTCATTTTCCTTCCGCTTGTACCTTACTATCATTTCCCATCTGTAGACCTAATTGAATCATCAAGTTTTTAAAACAAACTTTTATTCCTTGTTATATGATTACTATATCCattatccaaaaaccaaatagaTCTAGAATATTCGCTatcaacaaaatattttctttatcatttttcactattatttttctcataataattttcttaatttttgtttcaataatatttttcaaaatgaccATATTTTTAACGATGAGAGCAAAgaggaagatttttatttttatactagtAATTTTGTTAATAtgctaattttttaaataaaaatattgacaAGTTTTTTTGTTACCTTTATTAGAGTTCCTCTTACCCTCATTTGATCGGTCACAACTTTTGCCATTTTGATCTCTTTCTTAAGATTTAGTTTTAAAATGTTTCTTTTGGTCCTTCTTCTAATTTATCTTCCGAAGATCATGTTTTGAAGTTTCATCCAAAAAtttgtttaatttttttcataaactaAAAGGGAGCCCATTAATTCATTAATAGACAATGTATTTATACCTTTAGCTTCTTCggtaaaaatcatatcaaattttaaagATAAACTTCGTAAAACATTTTCTACCATGGTTTGATCTCTTAGGTTTTCACTATAAGATCTCATTTAGTTCATAGAAGAgacttttgaaaaaaaatcaataatagatTCAAAAAAATTTTATCATAAGAATTTTGAATTTACGTTGAAAATTTTGAAGCTTTGAAATTTTTATCTTGTCTATGCCTCCAAACacactttttaattttttcagattttttattGATGTTGACACCATCATAATTCGAGAAAATATGGGGTAATTATAGATTACCCTCCTATAGTTGTATAGGATTAGCATCCTGGTTTCTatactataaaaaatattattaaaatcccTACACTTATGAAAGTGTAATATTTAACCCCAATTCTCCTCATGTCATCAATTTCATCATAAATGAAAGGGgtaaaaaattaatttcatataaatttCCCTACTTTCCTCCCTGTGGATGACAACAGCGTTGGTGGGGCACAAGGCCGACGGCACCGGTGGCATGCGAGGTCGACGCCCAGATCTCTTATGGAATGCCACCCTCGTGCGCCTCCGATTGCGCAGTGGATGACAGACCAATGGCAACGTCGGTGGCACATGAGGCCAACGCTCGGATCTCCTATGGAATGCCACCCTCGCGTGCTAGCCTCACACACTTTTGGTTGTGCTATAGACGACAGACCAATGGTGATGACAAGTAAAAAATATTACGCCACCAACCCTCTCATTCCTTGCGAAAGAAGAGTAAGACAGATGGGCGAGGGTGACTTGATAtccatgttctccaagcagttcatAGGGATGGTGCTGAGGCCATGGACGCGGGAGGAGGACAAAATCTTTAAGTGGGCCCTGGTGGTGTACCTAAAGGTCACGCCGGATCGATGGTCTACCATCGCGGCACAGTTGGTAAGACAGAGTTTCGTCGAGGCGTGGGAGTGCTGCTATGCCCTGGTGGATGATTGAGACATAATTGAGCGAGGGATGATGGAGATGTCAGACTACTAGGATAAGGCAAACGATGATGGGAGCGACGATGAGTCCGACGGTGGCGTATGGCACCACCAGTAATCGATCGTCTGGGGCAAGGCAGAGGAGCATAAATGTGGCATCCCCTAGGCCAAGTACAAGAAGGGGGATTAGAGGAACATCTTGTGGTGGGTAATGAAGACAAGAACACCGACGTAGGTCGTCAGCCAAGCCTAGAAGTTCTTCATCCGCCAAAACTAGAATAATGGCGGTAAGAGCAGAGACACAAAGAGAAAGAGCATCCATGAtatcatataaaaattaagaCTATACTTATTTTGTGAAATTAAATATATGATGGATTAGAATCATCTAAGTGTTAATCGGtgattagaaataaaaaaaatacaaaaaaggtGACCGTACGAGTTTGCATCCATGCATTCTTGTTAATGCCGAAAGtttatatgaaattatttttttatctcttcTATTCATGACGAATTTGACGACACGAGGAGAATTgaagttaaatgtttcactttcgtaattgTATGGATCACAATATtacttttttaaaatatagaaacTGAGATGCTAATATTATGGAACTATATGGAGTAATCTATAATTATCTTGAAAAATAGGGACTCAATTGATTGTAGTCACTAttatttccttttttatttatttggagTATGCTAATTTTGTGGATTTGCAAGAGCAGTTAACAATGTATACAAAATAAGCGCAGATTAATAATCTTTAGGCAGAAATATTTTTGCATGTAAATAGAACAAGTTTTGTATCCTTTGGCGACTCATGCATTAACTAACGTACGTACTCATGTTTTCTTAATTATTGGATGAAATCAATGTATTGGCCTAATCACAGGAGTTAGTAGTAGAATTACACGCCCGCGACCCTCGATGAGACGGACGATCCAATATCAACAATGCCGAGTCCCCAACCTTGTGTTTATCCACGTCTGTCTACGCGGTGGGGAGATGCCTCTCGGCGACATCAAACTCGGTGGTGCAGACGTCAATGTACTCTCCCTTGGTGTCGTCCTCGTCCAAGTAATCCGACCTCGCATTCAGTGTTAGCATCTGGCAAACAAGCCAAAAGAGAGCGGCATCGAGGGCGAGGAAGGCGCCACCGCCGAAGAGCCCCGTCTTCGCGGTTGGGCACTGCGTGGTGAGATCACGGTGCACGTTGCGAGACCTGTGGAGGCTTTCGCTGATGGTAGTCCACAGCAGCATCACCAAAGCCAGAACTGTGAGTACCCTGAAACCACAAAGAAGCACATGTGAAGGAGTTTTCGCAGGGTAGGTTCGAGAGCCGGCTCGCTTGCTTACTCGGCGAGGACAAAGAATGTAGACAAGGTAGCGCTCCGAAACAAAGCATTTCTTGGGACCGACTTGCCCTTGTAAGGGAAGTAAACAGCAACGTGCCCTGCAATGGCAGCTAGAACGAGTGTGACGACAGATAGAGTCCCCAGTAAGATGGATGGATCATCTGGGAATTTGCAGATTACTGCATCCTTTGCTTGGATTGGAGTTCCGAAGGGAGGCTGTCGATCAAGCACATGAATGAATAGCAACAACCGTGTGAGGTCTAAGAAGAATATAAATTTTCTGAAAGAAAATATCATGGATGCTCACTGTAACATTTCGTTCCGAATAATAATGTCAAATAAATTGAGATGTAAGAAAGGACCTTTGAGGTTTCTGCAAATATAGCGAGTAAGAAGGAGATGAACCCAAGACAAAACACACAAGCTCCAATTCTAGCGGTCTGACTAAAGGCCATTGTTTCTCCTGCCATATGGAAGGGAGTTTAAtccaaataatagtaataataatataaaaatatagaacataataatagtaataagatTAAATAAGCTAAACTAAATTAATTCAACAACAAATGGAGAGAATAGGTAGTGTGGAATCTCCAAGACAAAACTTTCATACCAAATGTTTGTAGAGAGACAGATAGAGGATTATGGGATGGGATGATTTCCACTCCATGCAATCAAATCCCATATATACTCGATGGAAGCAAGggtattttgataaatatttatgaGTCGTTCGGTGTTTGTCCTTAAATAGGATGTAATGATCTGGTGACAATATTGTGGGTCGGTATCCTCTCTTAATATCGTATGGTTTGAATATGTTCATCAACTATAGATAGATCTTACGGGCTCAAATATTCGCCTATCATCATGAAGCGATCTCAACCGTTCAATGTTAGTAGTGCATTCATTGGGTCGACACCAAAACCGCTAAATGAATAAGTTTATTGGTATTATTCCCCGTATTGATCTCTGCAACCTTCGTTGTCTGTTTCCATTAAACTACCCACAACTTTCATTTGCTATTAAAAAAAGCTATAGCAAATTCTTTGTGAGGAACTAATTTTTAGTTTGAGAGTGATATTGaaacatgttttattttttttttatgattcgaaGAATTTGATGTAACACATTAATTTAGTCTCAtaaaaatagattaagatttaAATAAATTGACTTATATCGCAATGTGCTACTATTAgcatgagtttaagcatatatttCATCGATGATTTAGACTCAATGAAGTTAATAGGGGTGATTGATACGAAGGTCATCTTAAGATTATAACACCTATTATGTTACATATAAATTCAGATATTGGATGGAAGAAACCACTTACTACAAagcaaatataatttataaattacAATATTGAAAAGACTAAATAATTGTTTAAcctatttcaaattaaaatatgttgtTATTTCTATGTAAGCATTTACATTTAAAATATAGtatccaaaaattattcctaatacatttattatatatatatcaactcTGTCGTAAGCAAATTTATCGGGCATGGGCGAGCGAGTGCAAGCAAGCATTTAGTCTTCTCGTTCCAGTGAGCCTGCAACACTGGACTCATGACGTCGCTCATGTCCTACCATTGTCAGGCATGGGGAGAGAGACAACTTGGCGTGCAAGGGAGGAGAATGAGGTGATGGGAGACAATGTCACGTCGGGCTGGGCACTGCGTGCCCTACTGCGCTATGACTTCATCTGATGCTGTTGTAGCCCTTCTCTAGGTGGGGATCAAAGTATTCGAGTTGACTTTTGTTCGCAgagattcttcttcctcttcctcctttaaacttataccacTGCGTCTCAGCTAACTAGGCTGCATTAGTAAACGAAGCGTTCTGGTCAACGTATCGATGTAGGCTTATCATCTGCCACAGTGGACAGCTGCTGCATCaatgcgctctctctctctctctcaaagaaaGAGAGTCGCTGAAGCGGACGTCTTGTCACTCGATAGACTTCAGAGTCTGCAGGCGTTTCGGACTTCGAGGCGTTGCCTTGATGCCTTCCCCACTGTCGTCGTCACTGACGTGTGATTCGGTGGAGAGCGGCTGCTTTGGAATGTTGTCGGTCAACGCAAGAGACTGGGAATGCAGCAAGCAGTGGCATTGCAGAGGTGGAAGAAAAGCCTTTATACACAAGGAATCCTTGTATATATACTTACACTTCCTTTTAATACGGATCAAGTTTTATGAAGCTGATGCAATGAAGAAAAGCGTTGGCTTTTGTGCAAGAAGATTAAACAAGCACTAAGATCCAGAGAACAGGTTACTTGGTCCACCATGCATGGATCTACGTGCCATTACTAGAGAACCAATGGTCAACATTCAACAACAAAACCAAAGCCACAGATTGCACTGACGATTACGACTTGATCTTGTCTGAACAAAATCCGATGACACTGGATCTCGCACCATCTCCCAGGCCATGGAAAAGACACAAAAAAGAACAAGAGCTGCATTAACTTATTCTAGGAACGCCACAAAATAGCCTGTTTCCTTACATTCCCAGGTTCGATCTGCTGAGTAGTTAATGGGTCACTGAGCGTGTCGTCAACTCTCCTCCTTGCCTCGTCAAGTCAGACGCATTACATCATCTGTtggcaaaagaagaaaaagtagTACGTGTTGCTGCGACCAACTTCGTCGCCTAAAAACCTACGTCGGAGACATTCCCTTCGGAGCATTAGAGAGCTTAAGCAGTTGGATTAGACAGAATCGTAGGAGTCCAATTGCTGACTCCAGATAAAGCTAAGGCATTGTCCTTTGTCCGTTGAAACATTTAACCTGTCTGTGATGCGTGACTACACATGCAGTCACAAAGCTAGTTCATAATACTGAATGCCAACAcaaggactctctctctctctctctctctctcctctgctgCACTACTTGCATACAAGTTCTTATGCTTCAGGAACACCATGGATGCAAGGAGCATGGGAATAGATAGATTGCTTTAAGAAGACCTCACTCAATGCAAACTCGCACTACTTAAAGAAGGCATTGATGTAAGATCTTCTAGGATCATAATGCGGATTATTCATCACTCTTCTTGTACGTTCTTAGGAAGATCTTCCATCAAAAATTGTTATAGATAATTACTTCCATgaaaaaaataatcattttttCTGCTTCGCTCCTTGGTCCTTCAATGTTGCATGATATTGCAGTCAACAACATGTGTTCAACGATATAAGAGTAACAGAAGGAGATGGTGGAAGAGAAAGGTGACGGAATACGAGGAAGACAATGTATTTGAACATGACCGCCATATAATATGAGGAAACCGGATCGCCATTGTTGGAATGCAAGTTGAGTGGCATCATTCCCTTATAATTTTCCTAATCCTGTGCAAAGCTGCGTGtcattccctctctctctctctcacgtacATATTGTCTGTGAATAGACATGTAGGAACgtaagaaaagaaagaagcaaaAGCATTGAATTCCCACAGTGCTTCGTATGGGAACAAAGCATCAGCGTGACGGTACTTTCGTTCCCTTTGCCGATCCCTCAACCATTTACAGTTCCCTACAGCATgtgtctctctcgctctctcttcctTGTGCCCCCCCTGTTGTGTCCTCTCTCTATATATGTCTCCAAACCCAGACCACAGATCGACGATAAGAAAGAGACAAatctagaagagagagagagatgccccAGTCGCCTTCTAGTCGGTGGTGTCCGACGCCAGAGCAACTGATGATACTGGAGGAGATGTACAGGAGCGGGGTGAGGACCCCAAGTGCTCAACAGATACAGCAAGTAACAGCACATCTCTGCAACTATGGCAGGATAGAGGGCAAGAACGTGTTCTACTGGTTCCAAAACCACAAGGCTAGAGAGAGGCAGAAGCTTCGAAGGAGGCTTAGCAGGCACTACCAACTTCTTTGCTCGGGCCACTCACTCCCTCATCACCAGTTGTACTGCATGCAGGACGCTACTGCTTTCCCTCATTCGCTCCACCATGCGactccaactcactcccttcatcTGGTTCTCCACTCGCATCCAGCTCTATTTCTTCCTTCTCATCAGTAAACTTCTGTTCTCGCAAAATGCTATTGCTGAACAATCAATTCTAGTGTTCTACTGCTACAATAAGGAAATGCTATAAAAGTCATCGAGCAGGGTTGTATGAACTTGTTGTTGTGTTTGATCTTTTTCCTCATTccaaatttcttcttttcttaCAAAACTGATGTGCAATATCATTTATAGTCGTGAAGATATAACATCATATTTGATACTTGCACATTTTGTGATCATTGCAGGAGTCAAACGGAGGGCTGAATCTGCTAGAGAAGATGGAGATCAGCAACGCCGAAGAAGCACCAGAAACGAATTATGAAGCCTTTGGCCATGAATGGACGTCCATGATGATGCTTCCGAACCGTAGATCTCTCAGGACTCTCGATCTCTTCCCAACTACGAGCACCGGCCTCAAGGATGAGTGCGCCACATCCAAGCCCTCATCTTCTACATCGATCAACTAAACGAGACATTAACGATCTCCATCTCTTTAGCTGCCTTAGTATGCATATTGGAACTGTAATGTGGTGTCACTCAGTACGTCCATCTGCACGCACTGCTTcgtcttctttttctctctctctctctctctctctctctctctctctctctctgtagatTCTAAAAGCTGCCCACGTTCGACAGTAGTGCTCAAGCGACTTTCAACAAGATTTCAAGCCTTTACTACTTGAAATCTAGTCTCTACCTAATGCACTTCAAGGAATTATGTCGTCGGAATACGGTTTAATGGCTTTAGCAGAAATGCATCAAGAAAAATGAGGCATCACAAGGCAACAATCTAACCACTAATTGAGAATGAATAACTAATTTGGAAAGCCCAAAGGTTCATCTATATTTTCTGAATATATAAACGAAAAGGGTTTATAGCATACAGAGGGCTcttgtatttttttatatattctcaTTCATCTGATTTCTTTGATCTTTAGTATTATTAGGATGATCTTGTAGATGAATAAAATCATCTTTTACCAAAGTCCACAATCCTTCCTCGTAAGATaaataataaagttttaagaagtTGATTAGGAACACTTACTCTAATGTTTGGCTGACTATATCCTGATAGCTGTGCACGTTGGATACTGATACGACAACAATGTTTTGCGAAGCTTGAGAATATCTTAAACACTTCTATTAGATCGTGCGCGTGGTTGATCTTATTATGGATTTCGAATGGTGGCAAACACTCCCATCTCTCTCGATCTTTTTTATGGCCTTCACTTCCCCAACATGAGGGTAGACTCAATTGGCTGTAGTCACTATTATTTCCTTCTTATTTATTTAGAGTAAATGTTAATTTTGTGGATTTGCAAGAACAGTTAACGATGTATACAATCAATATAAGCACGCgcagattaataatatttagacaGCCATATTTTTGCATGTAAATAGAACGAACATGGTATCCTTTGGCGACTCATGAAATTAATGTATTGGCCTTAATCAAAGGTGTTAGTAGTAGAATTACACGCCCCCGACCCTCGAAGAGACAGACAATCCAATATTAACAGTGCCGAGTCTCCAACCTTGTGTTTATCCACGTCTGTCTACGCAGTGGGGAGATGCGTCTCAGCAACATCAAACTCGGTGGTGCAGACGTCGATGTACTCTCCCTTGGTGTCGTCCTCGTCCAAGTAATCCGACCTCGCATTCAGTGTTAGCATCTGGCAAACAAGCCAAAAGAGAGCGGCATCGAGGGCGAGGAAGGCGCCACCGCCGAAGAGCCCCGTCTTCGCGGTTGGGCACTGCGTGGTGAGATCACGGTGCACGTTGCGAGACCTGTGGAGGCTTTCGCTGATGGTAGTCCACAGCAGCATCAACAAAGCCAGAACCGTGAGTACCCTGAAACCACAAAGAAGCACATGTGAAGGAGTTTTCGCAGGGTAGGTTCGAGAGCCGGCTCGCTTGCTTACTCGGCGAGGACAAAGAATGTAGACAAGGTAGCGCTCCGAAACAAAGCATTTCTTGGGACCGACTTGCCCTTGTAAGGGAAGTAAACAGCAACGTGCCCTGCAATGGCAGCTAGAACGAGTGTGACGACAGATAGAGTCCCCAGTAAGATGGATGGATCATCTGGGAACTTGCAGATCACTGCATCCTTTGCTTGGATTGGAGTTCCGAAGGGAGGCTGTCGATCAAgcacatgaacagaaacaaccgtGTGAGATCTAAGAAGAATAGAAATTTTCTGAAATAAAATATCATAGATGCTCACTGGAACATTTCGTTCTGAATAATAATGTCAAATAAATTGAGATGTAAGAAAGGACCTTTGAGGTTTCTGCAAATATAGCTAGTAAGAAGGAGATGAACCCAAGACAAAACACACAAGCTCCAATTCTAGCGGTCTGACTAAAGGCCATTGTTTCTCCTGCCATATGGAAGGGAGTTTAAtccaaataatagtaataatatataaaaagaaaatggAACGTAATAGTAATAAGATCAAATAAGCTAAACTAGATTAATTCAACAACAAATGGAGAGAATAGGTAGTCTGTAATCTCCAAGACAAAACTTTCATACCAAATGTTTGTAGAGAGACAGACAAGAGATTATGGGATGGGATGATTTCCACTCCATGCAACCAAGTCTCATATATACTCGACGGAGGCAAGGGCATTTGTCCTTAAATAGGATGTAATGATCTGGTGACAATACCGTAGGTCGGTATTTTCTCTTAGTATTGTATGGTTCGAATACGTTCATCAACTGTACATCTTACGGGCTCCAATGTCGGACAATTAGAATGTGATGGTGTAACCGTGACCTGCGAAATAGGAATTCGAGAGAATCCTTAGGACCGGGGAATCCAAGAAGCTAACACTAAGGTGCTACAAGTCGAGAATAGTTTCTTTCAACTGTAACCGTTAGCGTTGGGAAAAAAaaatgttaaagcggaatattctttttcctacgtatcaaaataggtttcttatcaaaataccaacttgatatccaaatgtaaatatcaatcagcacagtataaataatagagcaaataatcaatcacagatCAAATCTTTTTAACTTAAAAAACTTAATGTGAGAAAAATTAAGGGAccatccacctcaaactttcactattaataataatgataacaggtttacgatatgtcttctctagaataactagaaaatcagaataacatcaagaacatatatcTTAACTCAACTCAAGCATATCAAAGGATGAATCTCCTCGAAAAAAATAATTAGGTTTCACAGAATAAATATAACAGGAAAGTACTTTAGAaaaggtaaactatagatcaataccgttaggattgtagagtttactgcaaggattctccacaaaaaatttgggtcgaaactgacaatgtttggccaccgatcgtaaaGCTGAAAACTCACAAACCTaatttttctctctcctctttgctCTGCACGCTGCacgttctaatcttttctcttcctcattttgccctttctctctctgtttctttaatttctttgatttgaacTCAAACGATCCAATTTGTCCAAGCTCACACCCAACAGTTAGAGAGGTCAAAAAATGAAATTGCCACGCAAGGAGAAGCTCCACATATCATCATGAAGCGATCTCAGCCGTTCAATATTAATGCATTCATTGGGTCGACGACAAAATCGTGATATTGAAATATGTTATTGTTTTTAGATTCAATGAAGTTaatgaattatttattttatcatgATCATGATGATTGATATAATGGTCATCTTATGCGAAGAAGAAATTACTTGCTACAAAAGcaaatatgatttataaattacAATATTGAAAATACTAAATAATTGTTTAACCTATttcaaatatataatttttgtatccaaaacttaTTCGTAAtacatttattatatatatatatatatttatttatatatattatttcttggCTAGCATATCCTATTCTACTCATTCTAATTAGATAAGATCTTTTAGTACTTCCTCTCAGAGAAACTACAATTTTAGAGGATCTTCATGATTTCCCATAATTAAAGATATCTTAGAAAAACCACAAATTGTTCCATCCTAAGATACAATACAAATTTCTACGTTAATTTACAAGCACATCATCGAACTATCTCCATGAAATATATAAACCacaaatttatttatatatacacacatac comes from the Musa acuminata AAA Group cultivar baxijiao chromosome BXJ2-8, Cavendish_Baxijiao_AAA, whole genome shotgun sequence genome and includes:
- the LOC135619380 gene encoding uncharacterized protein LOC135619380, whose translation is MAFSQTARIGACVFCLGFISFLLAIFAETSKPPFGTPIQAKDAVICKFPDDPSILLGTLSVVTLVLAAIAGHVAVYFPYKGKSVPRNALFRSATLSTFFVLAEVLTVLALVMLLWTTISESLHRSRNVHRDLTTQCPTAKTGLFGGGAFLALDAALFWLVCQMLTLNARSDYLDEDDTKGEYIDVCTTEFDVAERHLPTA
- the LOC135619383 gene encoding WUSCHEL-related homeobox 3B-like; translation: MILEEMYRSGVRTPSAQQIQQVTAHLCNYGRIEGKNVFYWFQNHKARERQKLRRRLSRHYQLLCSGHSLPHHQLYCMQDATAFPHSLHHATPTHSLHLESNGGLNLLEKMEISNAEEAPETNYEAFGHEWTSMMMLPNRRSLRTLDLFPTTSTGLKDECATSKPSSSTSIN
- the LOC135619384 gene encoding uncharacterized protein LOC135619384, which translates into the protein MAFSQTARIGACVFCLGFISFLLAIFAETSKKISILLRSHTVVSVHVLDRQPPFGTPIQAKDAVICKFPDDPSILLGTLSVVTLVLAAIAGHVAVYFPYKGKSVPRNALFRSATLSTFFVLAEVLTVLALLMLLWTTISESLHRSRNVHRDLTTQCPTAKTGLFGGGAFLALDAALFWLVCQMLTLNARSDYLDEDDTKGEYIDVCTTEFDVAETHLPTA